From the Lepisosteus oculatus isolate fLepOcu1 chromosome 1, fLepOcu1.hap2, whole genome shotgun sequence genome, one window contains:
- the tomm5 gene encoding mitochondrial import receptor subunit TOM5 homolog: MFKIEGLGPKMDPEEMKKKMREDVITSVRNFLIYVALLRVTPYVLKKLDSI, translated from the exons atgtttaaaattgaaggCCTGGGTCCCAAAATGGACCCCGAGGAgatgaagaagaaaatgaggGAAGACGTGATCACGTCAGTGAGGAATTTTCTGATCTACGTAGCGTTGCTCAGAGTCA CGCCCTACGTCCTGAAGAAACTGGATAGCATCTGA